In Brassica rapa cultivar Chiifu-401-42 chromosome A06, CAAS_Brap_v3.01, whole genome shotgun sequence, a single window of DNA contains:
- the LOC103874665 gene encoding chloride conductance regulatory protein ICln isoform X6, producing MVVGGLREFAHRTGNGSGTPVLEESNGEELMRVQPSVAVALGNRSLESPGTLYITSRKLIWLSDVDMAKGYAVDFLSISLHAVSRDQEAYSSPCIYTQIEVEDDEDEEDEDDTESTGALDLSKIREMRLVPSDSTQLDTLFDVFCECAELNPEPIEEEEEEHNWVFSADQMVVGGGAEEDGEWPISQSPTSVIGLSIGDEGGLAQPMLELQINDQRFDDAEEMVHESETKDH from the exons ATGGTGGTTGGTGGTCTAAGAGAGTTCGCGCACAGAACCGGAAATGGCTCCGGTACACCGGTTCTGGAGGAATCGAACGGTGAGGAACTTATGCGCGTGCAGCCCTCGGTCGCCGTCGCTCTCGGGAATCGATCCCTGGAGTCTCCCGGAACTCTCTACATCACTTCCAG GAAATTGATTTGGCTGAGTGATGTAGACATGGCGAAAGGTTACGCCGTCGATTTCTTATCCATATCGCTTCACGCAGTGTCTAGAGATCAAGAGGCTTATTCATCTCCTTGTATATATACTCAG ATTGaagttgaagatgatgaggatgaagaagatgaggatgatACTGAATCCACCGGAGCTTTGGACTTGTCTAAGATCAGAGAGATGAGGCTTGTTCCTTCTGACTCTACCCAGT TGGATACTCTGTTTGATGTGTTCTGTGAATGTGCTGAGCTCAATCCTGAACCAATTGAAG aagaagaagaagaacataaCTGGGTGTTTAGTGCTGATCAGATGGTTGTTGGTGGAGGAG CGGAAGAAGACGGCGAATGGCCAATATCCCAGAGCCCGACGAGTGTAATTGGTCTATCCATTGGAGATGAAGGGGGTCTTGCTCAGCCTATGCTCGAG CTCCAGATCAATGATCAGAGGTTTGACGACGCTGAAGAGATGGTTCATGAAAGTGAGACCAAAGATCACTAA
- the LOC103874665 gene encoding chloride conductance regulatory protein ICln isoform X1: protein MVVGGLREFAHRTGNGSGTPVLEESNGEELMRVQPSVAVALGNRSLESPGTLYITSRKLIWLSDVDMAKGYAVDFLSISLHAVSRDQEAYSSPCIYTQIEVEDDEDEEDEDDTESTGALDLSKIREMRLVPSDSTQLDTLFDVFCECAELNPEPIEGKEEEEEEEEEEEHNWVFSADQMVVGGGAEEDGEWPISQSPTSVIGLSIGDEGGLAQPMLELQINDQRFDDAEEMVHESETKDH from the exons ATGGTGGTTGGTGGTCTAAGAGAGTTCGCGCACAGAACCGGAAATGGCTCCGGTACACCGGTTCTGGAGGAATCGAACGGTGAGGAACTTATGCGCGTGCAGCCCTCGGTCGCCGTCGCTCTCGGGAATCGATCCCTGGAGTCTCCCGGAACTCTCTACATCACTTCCAG GAAATTGATTTGGCTGAGTGATGTAGACATGGCGAAAGGTTACGCCGTCGATTTCTTATCCATATCGCTTCACGCAGTGTCTAGAGATCAAGAGGCTTATTCATCTCCTTGTATATATACTCAG ATTGaagttgaagatgatgaggatgaagaagatgaggatgatACTGAATCCACCGGAGCTTTGGACTTGTCTAAGATCAGAGAGATGAGGCTTGTTCCTTCTGACTCTACCCAGT TGGATACTCTGTTTGATGTGTTCTGTGAATGTGCTGAGCTCAATCCTGAACCAATTGAAGGTAAAGA agaagaagaagaagaagaagaagaagaagaacataaCTGGGTGTTTAGTGCTGATCAGATGGTTGTTGGTGGAGGAG CGGAAGAAGACGGCGAATGGCCAATATCCCAGAGCCCGACGAGTGTAATTGGTCTATCCATTGGAGATGAAGGGGGTCTTGCTCAGCCTATGCTCGAG CTCCAGATCAATGATCAGAGGTTTGACGACGCTGAAGAGATGGTTCATGAAAGTGAGACCAAAGATCACTAA
- the LOC103874665 gene encoding chloride conductance regulatory protein ICln isoform X2, with the protein MVVGGLREFAHRTGNGSGTPVLEESNGEELMRVQPSVAVALGNRSLESPGTLYITSRKLIWLSDVDMAKGYAVDFLSISLHAVSRDQEAYSSPCIYTQIEVEDDEDEEDEDDTESTGALDLSKIREMRLVPSDSTQLDTLFDVFCECAELNPEPIEEEEEEEEEEEHNWVFSADQMVVGGGAEEDGEWPISQSPTSVIGLSIGDEGGLAQPMLELQINDQRFDDAEEMVHESETKDH; encoded by the exons ATGGTGGTTGGTGGTCTAAGAGAGTTCGCGCACAGAACCGGAAATGGCTCCGGTACACCGGTTCTGGAGGAATCGAACGGTGAGGAACTTATGCGCGTGCAGCCCTCGGTCGCCGTCGCTCTCGGGAATCGATCCCTGGAGTCTCCCGGAACTCTCTACATCACTTCCAG GAAATTGATTTGGCTGAGTGATGTAGACATGGCGAAAGGTTACGCCGTCGATTTCTTATCCATATCGCTTCACGCAGTGTCTAGAGATCAAGAGGCTTATTCATCTCCTTGTATATATACTCAG ATTGaagttgaagatgatgaggatgaagaagatgaggatgatACTGAATCCACCGGAGCTTTGGACTTGTCTAAGATCAGAGAGATGAGGCTTGTTCCTTCTGACTCTACCCAGT TGGATACTCTGTTTGATGTGTTCTGTGAATGTGCTGAGCTCAATCCTGAACCAATTGAAG aagaagaagaagaagaagaagaagaagaacataaCTGGGTGTTTAGTGCTGATCAGATGGTTGTTGGTGGAGGAG CGGAAGAAGACGGCGAATGGCCAATATCCCAGAGCCCGACGAGTGTAATTGGTCTATCCATTGGAGATGAAGGGGGTCTTGCTCAGCCTATGCTCGAG CTCCAGATCAATGATCAGAGGTTTGACGACGCTGAAGAGATGGTTCATGAAAGTGAGACCAAAGATCACTAA
- the LOC103874665 gene encoding chloride conductance regulatory protein ICln isoform X3, translating into MVVGGLREFAHRTGNGSGTPVLEESNGEELMRVQPSVAVALGNRSLESPGTLYITSRKLIWLSDVDMAKGYAVDFLSISLHAVSRDQEAYSSPCIYTQIEVEDDEDEEDEDDTESTGALDLSKIREMRLVPSDSTQLDTLFDVFCECAELNPEPIEEEEEEEEEEHNWVFSADQMVVGGGAEEDGEWPISQSPTSVIGLSIGDEGGLAQPMLELQINDQRFDDAEEMVHESETKDH; encoded by the exons ATGGTGGTTGGTGGTCTAAGAGAGTTCGCGCACAGAACCGGAAATGGCTCCGGTACACCGGTTCTGGAGGAATCGAACGGTGAGGAACTTATGCGCGTGCAGCCCTCGGTCGCCGTCGCTCTCGGGAATCGATCCCTGGAGTCTCCCGGAACTCTCTACATCACTTCCAG GAAATTGATTTGGCTGAGTGATGTAGACATGGCGAAAGGTTACGCCGTCGATTTCTTATCCATATCGCTTCACGCAGTGTCTAGAGATCAAGAGGCTTATTCATCTCCTTGTATATATACTCAG ATTGaagttgaagatgatgaggatgaagaagatgaggatgatACTGAATCCACCGGAGCTTTGGACTTGTCTAAGATCAGAGAGATGAGGCTTGTTCCTTCTGACTCTACCCAGT TGGATACTCTGTTTGATGTGTTCTGTGAATGTGCTGAGCTCAATCCTGAACCAATTGAAG aagaagaagaagaagaagaagaagaacataaCTGGGTGTTTAGTGCTGATCAGATGGTTGTTGGTGGAGGAG CGGAAGAAGACGGCGAATGGCCAATATCCCAGAGCCCGACGAGTGTAATTGGTCTATCCATTGGAGATGAAGGGGGTCTTGCTCAGCCTATGCTCGAG CTCCAGATCAATGATCAGAGGTTTGACGACGCTGAAGAGATGGTTCATGAAAGTGAGACCAAAGATCACTAA
- the LOC103874665 gene encoding chloride conductance regulatory protein ICln isoform X4 yields MVVGGLREFAHRTGNGSGTPVLEESNGEELMRVQPSVAVALGNRSLESPGTLYITSRKLIWLSDVDMAKGYAVDFLSISLHAVSRDQEAYSSPCIYTQIEVEDDEDEEDEDDTESTGALDLSKIREMRLVPSDSTQLDTLFDVFCECAELNPEPIEEEEEEEEEHNWVFSADQMVVGGGAEEDGEWPISQSPTSVIGLSIGDEGGLAQPMLELQINDQRFDDAEEMVHESETKDH; encoded by the exons ATGGTGGTTGGTGGTCTAAGAGAGTTCGCGCACAGAACCGGAAATGGCTCCGGTACACCGGTTCTGGAGGAATCGAACGGTGAGGAACTTATGCGCGTGCAGCCCTCGGTCGCCGTCGCTCTCGGGAATCGATCCCTGGAGTCTCCCGGAACTCTCTACATCACTTCCAG GAAATTGATTTGGCTGAGTGATGTAGACATGGCGAAAGGTTACGCCGTCGATTTCTTATCCATATCGCTTCACGCAGTGTCTAGAGATCAAGAGGCTTATTCATCTCCTTGTATATATACTCAG ATTGaagttgaagatgatgaggatgaagaagatgaggatgatACTGAATCCACCGGAGCTTTGGACTTGTCTAAGATCAGAGAGATGAGGCTTGTTCCTTCTGACTCTACCCAGT TGGATACTCTGTTTGATGTGTTCTGTGAATGTGCTGAGCTCAATCCTGAACCAATTGAAG aagaagaagaagaagaagaagaacataaCTGGGTGTTTAGTGCTGATCAGATGGTTGTTGGTGGAGGAG CGGAAGAAGACGGCGAATGGCCAATATCCCAGAGCCCGACGAGTGTAATTGGTCTATCCATTGGAGATGAAGGGGGTCTTGCTCAGCCTATGCTCGAG CTCCAGATCAATGATCAGAGGTTTGACGACGCTGAAGAGATGGTTCATGAAAGTGAGACCAAAGATCACTAA
- the LOC103874665 gene encoding chloride conductance regulatory protein ICln isoform X5 yields MVVGGLREFAHRTGNGSGTPVLEESNGEELMRVQPSVAVALGNRSLESPGTLYITSRKLIWLSDVDMAKGYAVDFLSISLHAVSRDQEAYSSPCIYTQIEVEDDEDEEDEDDTESTGALDLSKIREMRLVPSDSTQLDTLFDVFCECAELNPEPIEEEEEEEHNWVFSADQMVVGGGAEEDGEWPISQSPTSVIGLSIGDEGGLAQPMLELQINDQRFDDAEEMVHESETKDH; encoded by the exons ATGGTGGTTGGTGGTCTAAGAGAGTTCGCGCACAGAACCGGAAATGGCTCCGGTACACCGGTTCTGGAGGAATCGAACGGTGAGGAACTTATGCGCGTGCAGCCCTCGGTCGCCGTCGCTCTCGGGAATCGATCCCTGGAGTCTCCCGGAACTCTCTACATCACTTCCAG GAAATTGATTTGGCTGAGTGATGTAGACATGGCGAAAGGTTACGCCGTCGATTTCTTATCCATATCGCTTCACGCAGTGTCTAGAGATCAAGAGGCTTATTCATCTCCTTGTATATATACTCAG ATTGaagttgaagatgatgaggatgaagaagatgaggatgatACTGAATCCACCGGAGCTTTGGACTTGTCTAAGATCAGAGAGATGAGGCTTGTTCCTTCTGACTCTACCCAGT TGGATACTCTGTTTGATGTGTTCTGTGAATGTGCTGAGCTCAATCCTGAACCAATTGAAG aagaagaagaagaagaacataaCTGGGTGTTTAGTGCTGATCAGATGGTTGTTGGTGGAGGAG CGGAAGAAGACGGCGAATGGCCAATATCCCAGAGCCCGACGAGTGTAATTGGTCTATCCATTGGAGATGAAGGGGGTCTTGCTCAGCCTATGCTCGAG CTCCAGATCAATGATCAGAGGTTTGACGACGCTGAAGAGATGGTTCATGAAAGTGAGACCAAAGATCACTAA